The window CAAGAATCGTCAGCTGATAGGAACTGGGATTTCGAGGAACAGATAAAAGGATGAGAGGCATTTATGCGGTGCGAGTGACAGGCCGGGCACCGCAAGATGTAATTGATGCGATTGAAGCCAGGGGCGGTGTCTATAGACCAAGAGATGCGGTTGAAGATTAGACTGGTGGAAGATCAGGTTTGGGGCGTGAGATTTCAGGTGTTACGCTATGATTCGTATGGGAAAGAGCATGTGGATAGCcaggagaggaggagagaggtTGTTTTGGGTTATGAGTTATGTTTTGGCCAATGGCCACACACAAGAATATACAAATAGTGTATGTATTCATCTTCTTAGTAGTAACGACCAGTTCGGTATACCCAGAGTGTGTTCACCTCAACCACCGTATATGTCTTTACCGATCAAATGCCTTCGGAGAGTTTAAGTGTACATCCCAACAACTTCCCCGACACCTTTCGCCAAGCCCCTAACCTTTCCCATTCCGGGAGCAGAGTATGGCTGatcatcctcttctgccCACTTACTCCTTTTGCCACTCAATGCTGTGGAAACAGATGGGCAGATATGGGCGAGGGCTGTGGACAAATGGGAAAGAGGGAGAACGGAAAGTGGTAGAGGGAGGATGATCGTTGTTTGTTGGATAATAGAAGAGGGATGGGCAGACTGTTGATAGTGGTTTGGTTTAGTTGGTTAATTGTCAAGATCAAGACAAGGTACGCCACTGCTCATTTGGAAATGACAGTGGGCTTCAAGTAATTTGAGATAACACTTACAAGAGATGTGATGGCGCCCGCTATGCCAGTCAGGTAATTCGGCGTTTCATAAATCTCTGCCCCTTCTACTTTCACCTCTCCTTGGGAAAGATATCGTATAGGCGGATCAGAACGTATTCTAAAGCCGTTTGTCTTGGACAAAATATACATTGACGGGACGTATGTCGTTATTATTGTCCTGTCACAGACGTACAAAGCCAGCATGCGAGCCTTAGAATCCATTTCACACCAAGCCAAGAAGAATGTTGAACATACCACGATTGGGCTTTGATATTTGCCAATAATTTCTGGGAAATTTCCCATATAGTTTCATGAGGTAAATCTCCTTCGTTTATTGAGAAAACCATCCCTTCTCCAACTTTCCATCCTTGCCCCACTTGACGTCCGCCTACCACCACTGTTCCGACCTCTTGCTGTCCGGCTGCACACCCACCCACACTCAAATTCTTCTTTAAATACTTGCCAGCCGGACCCAAACCCACTACCAAATCTTTGACTCCCTCGTTCCCAGTTCCGCGGGTGAAGGAAACTTCGACAGGAGGTGTATCTATAGAAACCTTCGGTTTAGGCGCGGACGAACCAGGGTAAGCGCCCTGTCCTTCTTCGTCTGAAGAGTCGGATTCTAAAAGGTATCGGGGAGGAGGGGCATTAAGTGCTGCGAAGTGGTCGTTCATTGTTTAATGCTGGATAGATAAAACACGTACAGCTGTGTGATATACATGGATGAAGGAAGGGTTACCGCCATTTCTGGTCCGCGTCACAGAAGCTCCCCAGCAGGAAAAACAAAAAGGAAAAATAATTATAAATGAATCTTCACTTATTTACCTCGTTTAAATCGCTGCATTGACCAACCAATATTATTAATATATAAATAATATCTTTGGATTTCGTTTTCAGCCACGTTATTGTTCGGTGATTACCGCGTTTGTCATCAGTCACGttaataataataataacTTTCGGGTGATTCGGGTGGCGACTCTCGGAACGAGTAGAATGACAAAGATTTCAGTAACTATATACATTGTTTTTTCTTACACACCTATTCGTTGTTCGTTCTTGATTTTACAACCCCATCTCTCACTTCCTATACCTCAGTGCGCCGTCCCGGTAACGGCTCTTACGCTACAATGGCTTTCTCAGGCGCTCTCGTACGTTGTTCCACAGCTGCCAGTTGTTGACTTCCGCTGACGCTCCAACAGACTATCACCGACTTGGATGACTTTTTGACGCCATCTCAAGCATGTATCATTCCTGTTCGTAATAACAAGAAGCCAACGGAGGATGAAGGGCCCGTACGTTCCCGATAGACTTGAACGTGTACTCTATCTGACGCCATGAGCTACAGACCGAAATTCATATCGACTCTAACAATAATTATTACGAGGTATCCACATATCCATCGGTTGGCCACGACGATGGCATCGGAAATTCGAAGAAGGCATTGGAGAAGGCAGAAATCAATTTAAATGATTGCTTGGCTTGCAGGTATGATGCCTTCTCTTCCGAAATCTTATGACTTGCTTACGTCAATATATAGCGGGTG of the Cryptococcus gattii WM276 chromosome H, complete sequence genome contains:
- a CDS encoding Hypothetical Protein (Similar to TIGR gene model, INSD accession AAW45571.1), whose product is MNDHFAALNAPPPRYLLESDSSDEEGQGAYPGSSAPKPKVSIDTPPVEVSFTRGTGNEGVKDLVVGLGPAGKYLKKNLSVGGCAAGQQEVGTVVVGGRQVGQGWKVGEGMVFSINEGDLPHETIWEISQKLLANIKAQSWTIITTYVPSMYILSKTNGFRIRSDPPIRYLSQGEVKVEGAEIYETPNYLTGIAGAITSLSAHPSSIIQQTTIILPLPLSVLPLSHLSTALAHICPSVSTALSGKRSKWAEEDDQPYSAPGMGKVRGLAKGVGEVVGMYT